Below is a genomic region from Candidatus Zixiibacteriota bacterium.
GTCAACCGCTTTCTCATCGATACAGGCCGTCACCTCGACTCTCTGTCCCGTCAGGCTCACCTCTTCTTCGGGGCAAACCCTGGTTTTAAGGACAATCGCGTCGCCGCCCAGTTCTTCTTTGATTTTTTTCAACGCCGCGGCAATGGTCGGCGCACCGTACGATTTAATTATCATTTTCGAAACCTACCACTCCGGTCGAGACGACCTCGACATTGTTACTGATTTCGTTATAGGACAGGACTACCAGACCGGGGTACGATGTCTCGACCAGCCGTCGCAGGGCCAGGCGAATATTGGGCGAACACAGACAGACCGGCGTATGACCGGATTCTTCCGCCCGCTCGACCTGGCGGCCAATAGCCCGGACAATCATCTCGGAATCGGCCGGTTGCAATACCAGCATCAAACCCTGCTTGGTGTTCTGGACCGAGTCGGTCAGTTTCTGCTCCACCGCTGGATTGACCGTGAAAACATGGATTTTGCTCTCATGATCCTTGTACATTTCAGTGATCCTCCGCCGCAGGGCCATCCGCACATACTCGGCAATAACATCAGCCTCCTTCGTGGCCGGATAATAATCGGTGATGGTTTCCATTATCGTTACCAGATCGCGAATCGGAATCCGTTCGGTCAGAAGCGCCTGAAGGACTTTCTGCACCACCGCCAGCGGAACCACCTCGGGAACGACGCCATTGACCAGCGAGGGCTGATCCTCCTTGAGTGTTTGTATCAGATGGCTGACATCCTGACGGGAAAGAAGTTCCGCGGCGCGCGATTTGATGATTTCGGTCAGATGCGTCGATAGAACGGCCGACGGCTCCACCAACGTGTAACCACGGGCTTCGGCCGTCTCTTTCAAATTGGGGATAATCCAGACTGCTTTCAACCCGAAGGCCGGTTCGGTCACCTCAAAACCATCCAGATGCTCGGTGACATAACCGGGATTGATGGCCAGCAGGTGATCGCTCATGATTTCATAAGCGGCCACCGGCAAACCCTTCACCTTGATGCGGTACTGGTTGGGACTGAGTTGAATATTATCACGAATTCGGATCGGCGGGACAATCAGGCCCAGTTCACCGGCCAGTTGTTTTCGAATGGTCGAAACCCGTTCCAGTAAATCGCCACCCTGGGCGACATCAACCAGAGAAATCAAACCGTAACCGATTTCCACTTCAAGAGAATCGACTTTGAGTAAATCCTCGGTCCGCTCGGCCGGGGGAGATTGAACCGCTTCCGCCGCTTTGCGCTTTTCCTCGGCCTGTTTTTTCTTCATGCTTTCATTGGTCATATATCCCACCGTCCCGATCATCAGGCCCAGCAAGATAAACGGCAGGGTCGGCATTCCGGGAACGATCCCGAACATGATCAGCATTCCGGCCGCGATCATTATCGCCCGAGGTTGACGGATCAATTGCCCGGTCAGGTCTTTACCCATATTCGAAGTCGAAGCGGCGCGCGTAACAATTATACCGGCTGCCGTGGAAACTATCAGCGCCGGAATCTGTGTCACCAGTCCGTCACCCACCGAAAGCAGGGTGTACATTCGTAATGCTTCCGAGGCCGTCTTGCCCTGCATCAGGATACCGATGACGAAACCGCCGACGACATTGATCATGGTAATCAGGATACCGGCAATGGCGTCCCCGCGAACGAATTTCGAAGCACCATCCATGGCCCCGTAAAAATCCGCCTCGCTGGCGATTTCCCGCCGGCGGGTCTTGGCCTCTTCCTCGGTAATAAGTCCGGCATTCAAATCAGCATCGATAGCCATCTGTTTGCCCGGCATGGCATCGAGGGTGAATCGGGCCGCCACTTCCGAAATACGTCCCGCACCCTTGGTGATCACCACAAACTGGATGATGACCAGGATGACAAAGACTATGAAGCCGACCACGTAGTTGCCCTGGACGACAAAATTACCGAAGGAGTTAATTACTTCGCCGGCATAACCGGTGCCGAGAATCAGCCGGGTCGAGGCCACATTCAACGCCAGGCGCAGGAGGGTTACGATAAGAAGCATGCTCGGAAAAACCGACAGGTCTAACGGTCGTTTGATATACAATGTCGAAAGAAGAATTACCAGTGAAAAGGTGATATTGAAGGCCAGGGCGAAATCGAGCAGTCCCGGCGGAACCGGAATCACCAGAACGCCGATAATCCCGACTACCGCTACCGCCAGAATAATATCTGACTTCTGCAGGACATTGTTCAGAAAAGATCCGTTATTAATATTCATT
It encodes:
- the flhA gene encoding flagellar biosynthesis protein FlhA; its protein translation is MNINNGSFLNNVLQKSDIILAVAVVGIIGVLVIPVPPGLLDFALAFNITFSLVILLSTLYIKRPLDLSVFPSMLLIVTLLRLALNVASTRLILGTGYAGEVINSFGNFVVQGNYVVGFIVFVILVIIQFVVITKGAGRISEVAARFTLDAMPGKQMAIDADLNAGLITEEEAKTRRREIASEADFYGAMDGASKFVRGDAIAGILITMINVVGGFVIGILMQGKTASEALRMYTLLSVGDGLVTQIPALIVSTAAGIIVTRAASTSNMGKDLTGQLIRQPRAIMIAAGMLIMFGIVPGMPTLPFILLGLMIGTVGYMTNESMKKKQAEEKRKAAEAVQSPPAERTEDLLKVDSLEVEIGYGLISLVDVAQGGDLLERVSTIRKQLAGELGLIVPPIRIRDNIQLSPNQYRIKVKGLPVAAYEIMSDHLLAINPGYVTEHLDGFEVTEPAFGLKAVWIIPNLKETAEARGYTLVEPSAVLSTHLTEIIKSRAAELLSRQDVSHLIQTLKEDQPSLVNGVVPEVVPLAVVQKVLQALLTERIPIRDLVTIMETITDYYPATKEADVIAEYVRMALRRRITEMYKDHESKIHVFTVNPAVEQKLTDSVQNTKQGLMLVLQPADSEMIVRAIGRQVERAEESGHTPVCLCSPNIRLALRRLVETSYPGLVVLSYNEISNNVEVVSTGVVGFENDN